The genomic segment CGCGCGTCTGATGGGCGCGGGCTGCACCCTCCTGCGCGTGGTCGACTCGCGGGTCCAGCCGCTCGACCGGCCGGCCGAGCGGGCCCTCGCGGAGGAGTACCTGGAGCGCATTGCGGCGGGGGGCCGAAAGACGGGGCTGGTCGTTCGAACTGCGGTCCGCGTGGCCCGCCACGCGGCCGAGGCCATCGGCGACGAGGCCCGGGCGCAAGCGGGCGGCCTCATCGCCCTGGCCACGCACGGCCGCGGGGGTTTGCCGCGCCAGGTCCTGGGGAGCGTGGCCGAACAGGTGGTCCGGAACGTCCGGTCGCCGGTCCTGGTGTTTCGCCCACCGGGCGGGGACCGCTGATGCGGTACCGCGTTCGCGGGTCCTTCACCCCCTCGGCAGACCGCCGCAGCGTGCCAGCCGGTCACCGAGTCAGTGCCCCCTCAGTGCGACTCCACCCCCGGTTCGGGAGCGACGATGTTCCAGACCGTGTTGATACCGATCGACGGGTCCGAATTCGGGGAGGCGGCCGTTCCTTGGGCCGTGGCCGCAGCCGCGGCGGGGGCCGCCCTTCACCTCGTTCACGCGCACGGCTTTCCCCCCGTAGAGGCGGGGGTGGTCTGCGACCCGACCCTCGACCGGGCGCTGCTCGCCCACGAGGAGCGGTACCTGGACCAGTTGGTCGCCCGGGTTCGGGCGGCCGCGCCGCAGTTGGTGATCGCGGCCCGGACCACGGACGTCTGCCTCGCGCCGGCCGATGCGCTCCGAGCCGCCGTCCGGGAGATCCGCCCCGACCTGGTGGTGATGGCCACACACGGTCGCGGGCCGCTGGGCCGGTTCTTCCTCGGGAGCGTGTCCGACCAGATGGCCCAACGGTCGCCGGTGCCGGTACTCCTGGTCCGCGCGCCCGGGGCGACGGGGGCCGAGCGGCCTCGTTTGGAGGAGCTGGTGGTGCCGCTGGACGGGTCACCATTCGCCGAACAGATCCTCGGCCCGGCCGCGGCGCTCGCGGCCGCTTTCGGTTGCCGTTCCACGTTGGTGTGCGTCGCGGACCCGGCCACCGATCGTACCGGGCAGCGGGCCGAGTGGTACCTGGAGCAGGTCGCTCGCTCCCGACCGGGCGGGGTTATCAGCTGGACGGTCGTTCGGGGCGAATCGGCCGCCGCGTCCGTACTCTCGGTGGCGGGCGGGGACCCCAACACGGGGATCGCCCTGGCGACCCACGGGCGAACGGGGCTCGGCCGCCTGCTCCACGGCAGCGTGGCCGACGAGGTCATCCGGCACGCGGCGGGTCCGGTTCTGGTGTACCACCCGACCAACGAAGGCCCTTAACGGGGGAGCGGAGATGGCGCGGACGATGAAGGCCTTTGTGATGAAGCGGATCGGCGAAGTGGGGGTCGTCGAGAAGCCGGTCCCCGAGCCCGGCCCCAACGACGCCGTGATCCGGACCACCACGGCGATGGTCTGCACGTCGGACACGCACACGGTCGCCGGGGCCATCGGGGAGCGGCACAATCTGACCCTCGGGCACGAGGCGGTCGGCGTCATCGCCCGGCTCGGCGGCGCGGTCCGGGGCTTTAAGGAGGGGGACCGGGTGGCGGTCAACGCCATCACCCCGTGCTTCCAGTGCACGAACTGCCTGCGCGGCTTCTCCTCGCAGTGCGGGGGCCTGTTGGGCGGCTGGAAATTCGCCAACGTCAAAGACGGCAACCTGGCCGAGTATTTCCACGTCAACAGCGCACAGGCCAACCTGGCACCCATTCCCGACGGCCTGGCCGACGAGCGGGCGGTGTACTGCACCGACATGATGTCTACCGGCTTCATGGCCGCCGAACACGCGAACATCCCGATCGGCGGGACGGTCGCGGTGTTCGCCCAGGGGCCGGTCGGGCTGATGGCCACGGTCGGCGCGCGGATGCGGGGCGCGGGGCTGGTGATCGCGGTCGAGAGCGTGCCCCGGCGCAAGGACCTGGCCCGGCGGTTCGGTGCCGATGCGGTCGTGGACTTCACGGAGGGCGACCCCGTTCGAGCGGTCCTGGATTTGACGGGCGGAGAGGGTGTGGACTCGGCCATCGAGGCGCTGGGCAGTGCCGGCTCGTTCGAAGCGTGCGTCAAGGCAACTCGACCGGGCGGGACGATCTCGAACGTCGGCTACCACGGCCACGGGGAGTCCGTCCCGGTCCCCCGAATCGAGTGGGGCGTCGGGATGGGCGACAAGACGATCCGCACCGGCCTGTGTCCCGGTGGGGCGGAGCGGATGAAGCGGCTCATGCGGTTGCTGGAGACGGGCCGGGTGGACCCGACCCCGCTGACGACGCACCGGTTCCCGTTCGCCGATGTCGAGAGGGCGTTCCGCATGATGCAAACCAAGGAGGACAACATCCTCAAACCGCTGATCTCGTTCGAGCGCTAAACGATGTTCCCCCTGGTCGGGGCGAGGGCGTCGGGGCAGGTCGCCGAGGGGGTGGCCCGAACGCCCGCCGCCCGAAGCGCGGCCCCACCGGGGCGAAGAGAGTGGCCGCGTGCAGCGGGTCCGGTGGCGGTGCGCTCGAATCACCCGCCCGGGCCGCGCCAAGGGCGCGGCGAAGCTCGGGGCCCCCTATTCGATCCTCGGTCGGACCTTATGAAGCGCCGAACTGTGGCCGTCGCTTTGGGAACCCGGGAACTCGAAAGCGATTTCCCGGCCCCGAACGCCGCGGCAAGCGTTCTCCCGGCCCAGCCGGCACGCGTACATCGCGCGGTCGAGGGCGGACAGAACGGTCTTCAGGCGGAACGGTTTGAGGAGGTACTCGAACGCTCCGGCCCGCATGGCCTCGACCGAGGTCGCGTTCGTCCCCTGGCCCGTCATGATGACGCCGATCAGAGCCGGGTCGATTCCCCGCACCTCCCGGAAGAGTTGGATGCCGTCGAGATCGGGCATCAGCAGGTCGATGAGGAGCACGTCGAAGGCGCCGGCCCGCACGGCGGCCGGTACCCGTGTCGGGTCCGAGAGGCTCTGGACCGCGAACCCCGCTTCGGCGAGCGCCTCACAGAGCGCCCGGAGCAGTTCGACCTCGTCGTCCACCACGAGCAGGCGGCCGCGGGACACGAGCTGGGACATGGGTCGAGGTCCTTTCGAGGGGGAGTCCGTTCGCCGGTCCGTGCGAGCCCCGCGGGCACGCGCGGGTGGCGGTCCCGTCCGGCCGCCCGTCACGTGGTGGTGCCGGCGAGGGCCGGCACCGGGCGGGACCGAGCGAGCGCACCGAGTCGCTCGACCAGTTCCTTCAGCGCAAACGGTTTCGTGAAGACGATCCGCGCCCCGCGGTCGAGCAACTCGGCCCGCTCGTAGCCCCCCGTGGAAGCGCTCATGAAGCACGCCACGACCGCGGGCTCCAGCCGGCGCAAGGCGGCCAGCGTCTGGGGGCCGTCCAGCCCCGGCAGGCACACTTCCAGGAGGACGACGTCTATCGCCTCCCGCTGGTCCCGGTAGACCCCGAGCGCGGCCGCGCCGCCGGCCGCCGTCCACACGCGGAACCCGTTCTGCTCCAAAACTGAGCGCAGCATGATTCGGATGAGGTCGTGGTCCTCGACGACGAGAACACCGGGCCGGCGCGCCACCGGCGACCGAGCGGCGCCGCCGTCCGGCGACCCGTCTACCGGGTGGTTCGTGGGCGGGCCGGCTCGCAACTCCATCGTGTCGCTCCGGTGTCGAGAATCGGGTCACAGCGGTTCGGGTGCCGGTGAGGCGGCCACGGACAGTTCGTTACGCAGTTCGAGGAGCCCCGGGGCCGCCAGGGCGGCCGTCTGGGCGAGCTGCTTCAGATAGTAACTGGGAACCCGCCCGCGGAGGGTGACCGTTCGGTCCCGGACCGACACCGACACCCCTCGGAGGAGCCAGTGCCCGGTCGCGAGCAGGCCCCGCCGGACGTGCTCCCCGAGGCACCGGTCCCGCTCGGCCCTTACGAACCCGTCGGTGCCGCCCCGCGGCCGGCGCTCGGTCCCCGTCGCACCGGCGGTGTGCAATGCCAGAGTCGTTGAGGTGATCACGGTCGATCCTCCGGTTCGGTCCGGGTTCTCCGGGGCTGTCCGCCGGCCCGGGTCCATATCACCAGCCGCTCCGTCATGCGGATGCGCTCAAGGAGGTCGTCCGGCAGGACCGGCTTCTCCAGAACGCACACGACCGGGGCGTGACCGAAGCGGATCGCGTCGCGCTCGGGTGCCGAGGAGGTGAGAATGACCGGCGCATGGGCCAGGGCCGGGTCCTCGCGCAGGACCGCGAGGACGCCGTCGGCGCCGCCCCAGGCGAGGCCGGCGTCCAGAACGAGTACGGGGGCGCTACACCGCCGGAGCTGGGCGAGGCACTCGACGCCCCCGCTCGCGGTCGCGACCGTGTAGCCCCGGTGGCGCAGGAAGCGTCTCATCCACTCGAGCGCCCCGGCGTCGCTGTCCGCGAGCAGCACCGTCGGTCGGGCGAGGGCGCTCCACAGTTTCACCGGGGCCGGAGCCAGCAGGGGGACCATCGGTTCCTCGCCGTGAGTCGGGTTGTGGTTCTTCCAGCGACGGGCGATCGGGCGGGAGCGCTAGTCGGCGTCGTCGTCCGGGCCCGCCACGCGGTCGCGCGAGCCGTCCACGTACCCGCGCCGCACGTCGCGCTCTTCCCGGGCGCGCAGGGCCCGGCCCAGGCCCCAGCGGAGCCGGCGCAGCAGCCGCTCCACGCCCTCGCCGCGGACCCCGGACGCGTACCCGCTCTCCCAGGTCTCGAACCCCCGCGCCGCGGTCGCCCGGGCCGCTACCAGGGCGGCCCGGACCTCGGCCCGGGTCACGATGTCCGTGTCGGCACTCGGGGGCACCGGGGCGTTCACGGTGGCCGCTTCGCCCCTTGCGAGCGGCGCGTGGGCACCCGGGTCGATTTCGTGGGGCGGTTCACCGATCCGCGCAGCCGCCGGCCGCTGCTCGTGCACGTCTTGCCGGTCCACGGTGACCGAGGACGGGGCCTCGATCCCGATCTTCACGCGGCCGGGGGCGACGCCGACGACGGTGACAACGATGCCGCCCTGGATGGTGATCGCTTCCCCCGCCCGACGAGTTAGAACGAGCATCCGTTTCCCCCGCGAGGGCAATGGGTTTTTGAAGGGGTTTACATGACTGAAGAGATCCTAAAGTGACGGCCGCCCCGTCGCAATCGGGCCGTGCCTTCACGGCGTGTGGGGAATTTCCTGACGCCCCGCTGTTACGTGTGCCGTGAAGTTCCCCTGGTGCCACAACCCACCGGACCGTCCCGCGGTCCGGTGCAGCAGGCGAGTGAATCGGAGCCACCTGTGGCTCTACTTGACCTCACTCGGTCGCTGTCCCACCGCGTGACCCCACGAGCGGCAGTGGCGCCCGCTGTGCCTCCAAAATGCCGGGGGGACGGTCCGGCCGAGTTGGCGCGTACCCGGTGCCGGTCCGATTCAATCGCCCCAGTTACTCGGTTGCGCCGCCGCGCCACTCTCGGCGGTCACGCAGCCCGCTGGCGTGCCCCTGCCGCACCTCGGACTCTTCCGCGGTCCGGAGGGTCCGCCGCAGGTGGCACTCGAGCCGCCGCAACAGGAGGTCCAGGTCGTCACCGCTCGCGCCGGCCGAATACCCGCTCCACCACGCCACCAACGCCAGCCCCGCCCGCTCCGCCGTGGTCACCCCCCGGACGTTCGCACCGGTGCGCGCTTCCACCTCGTCCGACATGGACGCACCTCTCGGAGCCCGGAACTGGACGGGGACGCGGTTGCCACCGGTCCGAACGAGCACCGGTGGTCCCGGTGGGGTCGGCGCCCGATGGCGGGGCCGAACTCGGGCCGAAAGTGCGGTCGGGGAGGGGCC from the Frigoriglobus tundricola genome contains:
- a CDS encoding universal stress protein encodes the protein MFQTVLIPIDGSEFGEAAVPWAVAAAAAGAALHLVHAHGFPPVEAGVVCDPTLDRALLAHEERYLDQLVARVRAAAPQLVIAARTTDVCLAPADALRAAVREIRPDLVVMATHGRGPLGRFFLGSVSDQMAQRSPVPVLLVRAPGATGAERPRLEELVVPLDGSPFAEQILGPAAALAAAFGCRSTLVCVADPATDRTGQRAEWYLEQVARSRPGGVISWTVVRGESAAASVLSVAGGDPNTGIALATHGRTGLGRLLHGSVADEVIRHAAGPVLVYHPTNEGP
- a CDS encoding NAD(P)-dependent alcohol dehydrogenase produces the protein MARTMKAFVMKRIGEVGVVEKPVPEPGPNDAVIRTTTAMVCTSDTHTVAGAIGERHNLTLGHEAVGVIARLGGAVRGFKEGDRVAVNAITPCFQCTNCLRGFSSQCGGLLGGWKFANVKDGNLAEYFHVNSAQANLAPIPDGLADERAVYCTDMMSTGFMAAEHANIPIGGTVAVFAQGPVGLMATVGARMRGAGLVIAVESVPRRKDLARRFGADAVVDFTEGDPVRAVLDLTGGEGVDSAIEALGSAGSFEACVKATRPGGTISNVGYHGHGESVPVPRIEWGVGMGDKTIRTGLCPGGAERMKRLMRLLETGRVDPTPLTTHRFPFADVERAFRMMQTKEDNILKPLISFER
- a CDS encoding response regulator; this translates as MSQLVSRGRLLVVDDEVELLRALCEALAEAGFAVQSLSDPTRVPAAVRAGAFDVLLIDLLMPDLDGIQLFREVRGIDPALIGVIMTGQGTNATSVEAMRAGAFEYLLKPFRLKTVLSALDRAMYACRLGRENACRGVRGREIAFEFPGSQSDGHSSALHKVRPRIE
- a CDS encoding response regulator transcription factor, which encodes MELRAGPPTNHPVDGSPDGGAARSPVARRPGVLVVEDHDLIRIMLRSVLEQNGFRVWTAAGGAAALGVYRDQREAIDVVLLEVCLPGLDGPQTLAALRRLEPAVVACFMSASTGGYERAELLDRGARIVFTKPFALKELVERLGALARSRPVPALAGTTT
- a CDS encoding BON domain-containing protein is translated as MITSTTLALHTAGATGTERRPRGGTDGFVRAERDRCLGEHVRRGLLATGHWLLRGVSVSVRDRTVTLRGRVPSYYLKQLAQTAALAAPGLLELRNELSVAASPAPEPL
- a CDS encoding response regulator; translation: MVPLLAPAPVKLWSALARPTVLLADSDAGALEWMRRFLRHRGYTVATASGGVECLAQLRRCSAPVLVLDAGLAWGGADGVLAVLREDPALAHAPVILTSSAPERDAIRFGHAPVVCVLEKPVLPDDLLERIRMTERLVIWTRAGGQPRRTRTEPEDRP
- a CDS encoding carbon storage regulator, with translation MLVLTRRAGEAITIQGGIVVTVVGVAPGRVKIGIEAPSSVTVDRQDVHEQRPAAARIGEPPHEIDPGAHAPLARGEAATVNAPVPPSADTDIVTRAEVRAALVAARATAARGFETWESGYASGVRGEGVERLLRRLRWGLGRALRAREERDVRRGYVDGSRDRVAGPDDDAD